A window of the Dyadobacter pollutisoli genome harbors these coding sequences:
- a CDS encoding 3-keto-disaccharide hydrolase — MNCTKWQAFGKASVIALITLALCGNNAEAQNKGKWVSLFDGKSLNGWHSWQSDKVLPQWKIEDNAIVLAEKGGKDLVTDKEYGDFELELEWKISEGGNSGIIYHVIEDKKYCCPYSTGPEIQVLDDEKHPDSKAGKNGNHKSGSLYDMLPPTDMTAVKPAGEWNKAKIIIKGGHGESWLNGKKVVDFPSAGPELEKLIANSKFKTWEGFGVSAKGKIALQDHGNKVSYRNIRIKEL, encoded by the coding sequence ATGAATTGCACAAAATGGCAAGCCTTCGGCAAAGCATCTGTTATCGCATTGATTACTTTGGCTTTATGCGGAAACAATGCAGAAGCACAGAATAAAGGAAAATGGGTTAGCTTGTTTGACGGTAAAAGCCTCAACGGCTGGCATAGCTGGCAGTCCGACAAAGTTTTGCCTCAATGGAAAATTGAAGACAATGCAATCGTATTGGCTGAAAAAGGAGGAAAAGACCTCGTAACTGACAAAGAATACGGCGATTTCGAGCTGGAATTGGAATGGAAAATTTCCGAGGGCGGCAACAGTGGTATCATTTACCATGTGATTGAAGATAAAAAATATTGCTGCCCATACTCAACAGGTCCTGAAATTCAGGTTTTGGATGACGAGAAACACCCTGATTCAAAAGCTGGCAAAAATGGTAACCACAAATCAGGTTCGCTATACGATATGTTGCCTCCTACTGATATGACAGCTGTAAAACCTGCCGGAGAATGGAACAAAGCGAAGATTATCATCAAAGGAGGCCACGGCGAGAGCTGGCTTAATGGCAAGAAAGTCGTTGATTTCCCATCGGCAGGCCCGGAGCTGGAAAAGCTGATCGCTAACAGTAAATTCAAGACTTGGGAAGGTTTTGGTGTTTCAGCCAAAGGAAAAATCGCATTGCAGGATCACGGCAACAAAGTTTCTTACAGAAACATCCGTATCAAGGAATTATAA